One window of the Verrucomicrobiota bacterium genome contains the following:
- a CDS encoding ATP-binding protein: YIGGKDALIQELSIENNKFSLGSDDRIQNFSIRIFKIYSPGSQHSKISLIAHQREVTEVSTHSYVPEFIDEFYDKLANGNNNKERNYIVKSYVLGQYLDDHVSLERGGFEFNTDKEILNTIEQSNIELKAAELTKNAIGQEITVRQEKKQNRVTQYIEQDAPWHRKIVEELDLSSLSYNASDEDIEIELQKIKIKKEVEQKKKVTHVLEKANLENSDISIQELVDEISENSKNDLVHYVASRRLILDIFRKSLQRDKEGKYSSEGLMHDIIFPRKASSETIEYEQQNLWIIDERLNFTTYLASDLPLKGNSDRPDIINYGQRVAFRGDNVKSNPITIFEFKKPGKDSFINPSAWKENPVQQIMRYVNKIRKGEFKTPEGRNIQVEDKTPFYGYIICEISKKVEEWLHEEQSFQVLPDGLGWFRHEPNIHLYMEALSWDKLLDDADMRNKIFFKKLGI; the protein is encoded by the coding sequence CAGCCTAATTGCCCACCAAAGAGAGGTAACCGAAGTATCAACACATAGCTATGTTCCCGAATTCATTGATGAATTCTATGACAAATTGGCAAATGGCAACAACAATAAAGAGCGCAATTACATCGTTAAATCCTATGTTTTGGGTCAGTACCTTGACGATCATGTCTCACTAGAACGTGGCGGTTTTGAATTTAATACTGACAAGGAAATTCTGAATACAATAGAGCAAAGTAATATTGAATTAAAAGCTGCTGAGCTTACCAAAAATGCCATTGGTCAAGAAATTACTGTGAGACAAGAAAAGAAGCAAAATCGTGTTACGCAGTACATTGAGCAAGATGCACCCTGGCATAGAAAAATCGTTGAAGAACTCGACCTATCGTCTTTATCCTATAATGCCAGCGATGAAGATATAGAAATTGAACTTCAAAAAATAAAAATAAAGAAAGAGGTAGAACAAAAGAAAAAAGTTACTCATGTTCTAGAGAAGGCAAATCTTGAAAATTCAGATATTTCAATTCAAGAACTCGTTGATGAAATATCTGAAAACAGTAAAAATGATTTAGTTCATTACGTTGCCTCACGACGCTTGATCTTGGATATTTTTCGCAAGAGTCTTCAGAGAGATAAAGAAGGAAAATACTCTTCTGAAGGACTAATGCACGACATCATATTTCCAAGAAAGGCAAGTAGTGAAACCATCGAATATGAACAACAAAATCTATGGATTATCGATGAAAGGTTGAACTTCACAACTTATCTAGCATCCGATCTACCTCTAAAAGGAAATTCTGATCGTCCTGATATTATCAATTATGGTCAAAGAGTTGCATTTAGAGGAGATAATGTAAAAAGCAATCCTATTACTATTTTTGAGTTCAAGAAGCCAGGTAAAGATAGTTTTATTAATCCATCTGCTTGGAAGGAAAATCCTGTCCAGCAAATAATGCGCTATGTCAATAAAATACGGAAAGGGGAATTTAAAACTCCTGAAGGTAGAAATATTCAGGTTGAAGATAAGACACCATTTTATGGATATATAATCTGTGAAATATCCAAGAAAGTAGAGGAATGGTTACACGAAGAGCAATCATTTCAGGTATTACCAGATGGGTTAGGCTGGTTTCGGCATGAGCCTAATATTCATTTGTATATGGAAGCACTAAGCTGGGACAAACTGCTTGATGATGCGGATATGCGCAATAAGATTTTCTTTAAGAAATTAGGGATTTAA